The Gammaproteobacteria bacterium region TTACACTGCCGTTGCCTCGCACCGCTCGGGCGAAACCGAAGATGCCACCATTGCCGACATCGCCGTGGCAACCACCGCCACGCAGATCAAGACCGGCTCCATGTCGCGTTCGGACCGGATCGCCAAGTACAACCAGTTGCTGCGTATCGAAGAGCGACTTGGCAGCAAGGCGACCTACCCGGGGCGCGGTGCGTTTCCGGCCGGCGTCGGCCGCTGAGGTAGCTGCCATCGATATCGGCAGTCACTGACATGCGTGCCCTGGCCATACTTCTCGGCTTGATCTTCCTGATCCTGCAGGGGCAGTTGTGGCTGGGGCAGGGCAGCCTGCCTGACCTGTGGAAATTGCAGCAGCGTGTCGCCGAGCAGCAGCAGCGCAACCAGCAGTTGCGCGAACGCAATGCGGCGCTGGCGGCGGAAGTGGAAGACCTGAAGACTGCCTTGCAGGCCGTCGAGGAGCGGGCGCGTTCCGAGATCGGCATGATTCGCGAGGGCGAGACCTTCTACCAGGTGGCGGATCCGGCGCTGCAGGAAAGCGAAGAAGATACCGATGAGTGACAAGGGCAGCGCCGACCTGGTGGTCGATTTCTCGAGTTACCCCCATGCATTTGGAGTGCCTGCCGCCAGCGGCGTCATTCGACATCGTGCGGAAGACTTCCGGGTTGATGAAATCCTCGGATTCGAACCGGATGGCGACGGCGACCACTGGCTGCTCTGTATCGAAAAGAAGGACTCCAATTCCGACTGGGTTGCCAAGCAGCTCGCCAACCATGCTGGCGTGCGATTTCGCGATGTCGGTTTCAATGGCATGAAGGATCGCCATGCCGTCACGACGCAGTGGTACAGCTTGCCGGCCGGCCAGCAGGAAACCGACTGGTCGTCCTTCAGCAATCCCGAGTTCCGAATCACCGCCGTGCACAGGCACCGACGCAAGTTGCGTCGCGGCAGCCATGTCGCGAACCGGTTTGCCCTTGTCATTCGTGATGTTACTGATGTGGACAGCGTGCTGGCACGCGTGGACGCGTTGCGTGAACAGGGCGTGCCGGATTATTTCGGGCCCCAGCGAT contains the following coding sequences:
- the ftsB gene encoding cell division protein FtsB, with the translated sequence MRALAILLGLIFLILQGQLWLGQGSLPDLWKLQQRVAEQQQRNQQLRERNAALAAEVEDLKTALQAVEERARSEIGMIREGETFYQVADPALQESEEDTDE